The genomic region CTCCAACATTGATCACAAGGGATCCCTTAATGGGAGGAACATGGATCCAGTTGCCACCTTGGTTTCCTTTCACATAGAGACCACCAATTTCATCTTGGAGGAGGATTGTAAGGGAAGAGACATCGGAATGACGTCCTACTCCCACGGTGAGTTCAGGATTAGGACAAATAGgatagtaatttaaattagttctTACTGAACCCATCAAGAGAGACTTTGTTGTTTCATCTATTTCTTTCACATTTAGTCCATTCATTAGAATTTGGAATAATTGTTTAATGACAACTTCAGAGCTCCTCATGTATTCAAGCACTTGCTCcctgaaaataaaatataatatagtaTTTGgttaattaaaagtaaatatatcTTTAAGCATGCACCTTTTTGCTATATATACATGCAGAATAATATACAATTATTAAAACTAGCGTTTGAAGAGTTGAGAGTTGTTACCTGCAAACAGGTGGCCAAAACGCACAAGCTTCCTCCTCGGATACAAAAAAGAGGCTAAGGAAATCTTTCCACTCTAGAGCCTTTTCTGCTTTAGGGCTAAAACTTGTGCCAAACCGCACGTTGCTGGAGGCCGAGTGTTCCTTGgaatactttttcttttcctcggCGGGGAGCCCAAAGAAGCGATGAGTTGCATCTTGGACATTCTCGAGCACCTGAATGGGCACAGCATGGTTCACAATCTGGAAGAACCCCCACTT from Theobroma cacao cultivar B97-61/B2 chromosome 9, Criollo_cocoa_genome_V2, whole genome shotgun sequence harbors:
- the LOC18589593 gene encoding feruloyl CoA ortho-hydroxylase 2, with product MAPTIADQLFNTDSSALTDFVINQGNGVKGLSEMGLKALPKAYIQPLEERMWASATQVIPEESIPIIDMTNWEDPKVAKAVCDAAEKWGFFQIVNHAVPIQVLENVQDATHRFFGLPAEEKKKYSKEHSASSNVRFGTSFSPKAEKALEWKDFLSLFFVSEEEACAFWPPVCREQVLEYMRSSEVVIKQLFQILMNGLNVKEIDETTKSLLMGSVRTNLNYYPICPNPELTVGVGRHSDVSSLTILLQDEIGGLYVKGNQGGNWIHVPPIKGSLVINVGDALQILSNGRYRSVEHRVIANGSKNRISVPIFVNPRPGDIIGPLPQVLENGEKPIYKQVLYSDYVRHFFRKAHDGKKTVEFAEI